The DNA sequence TCATCTTGTCGATGTACGGCGGTGGTTTCGCGACCGTTCCGGCGTATCTGGCCGACCTGTTCGGTACGCAGATGGTCGGTGCGATCCACGGTCGTCTGCTGACGGCCTGGGCCGCCGCTGGCGTGCTGGGTCCGGTACTGGTGAACTACCTGCGTGAATATCAGCTGAGCATCGGCGTTGAACGCGCTGCCGCTTACGACATCACCCTGTACATCCTCGCTGGTCTGCTGGTGCTGGGTTTCCTGTGCAACCTGCTGGTGCGCCCGGTGGCCGACAAGTACTTCATGACCGACGCCGAACTGGCTGCCGAACAGGCGCTGGGCCACGACAAGGGTGCTGACGCCAGCACCGTGCTGGAGTGGAAAGCCGCGCCGGGCAGTAAGCCATTGGCGATCGCTGCGTGGCTGGTGGTGGGGATTCCGTTGGCGTGGGGTGTGTGGGTGACCCTGCAGAAGACGGCGGTTCTGTTTCACTAAGACGCTGAAGTTGCCGGCCTGATATCTCAGGCCGGCACCAACACCTGTGGGAGCGAGCTTGCTCGCGAAGAGGAGGGTAGATCGGACGACATCGCTGTCGGCTGACCCACCGCTTTCGCGAGCAAGCCCGCTCCCACATTTGTTTCCGGGTGCCTGTAATGGCTTGTATGGACATGTCTACCCGCGACAGTCGGGGCTTCTATCCGTCTGCCATATCACCTCTCGTGTTTCTGTTTCGGCCCCGCGCCCCTATAATGGCTGCCTTTTTCGCCCAATGATTTTGCGGAGCTGGTGATGGCCGAACGTAAGGCGTCTGTCGAGCGCGACACTCTGGAAACCCAGATCAAAGCCTCGATCAACCTTGATGGCACCGGAAAGGCCCGATTCGATATCGGTGTTCCTTTTCTTGAGCACATGCTGGATCAGATCGCCCGTCACGGGTTGATCGACCTGGATATCGAATGCAAGGGCGATCTGCATATCGACGACCACCATACGGTGGAAGACGTCGGTATCACCCTCGGCCAGGCCTTCGCGCAAGCCATTGGCGACAAGAAAGGCATCCGTCGCTACGGCCACGCCTACGTGCCGCTCGATGAAGCGCTGTCGCGCGTAGTGATCGACTTCTCCGGCCGTCCGGGCCTGCAGATGCACGTGCCGTACACCCGCGCCACCGTTGGCGGCTTCGACGTCGACCTGTTCCAGGAGTT is a window from the Pseudomonas gozinkensis genome containing:
- the hisB gene encoding imidazoleglycerol-phosphate dehydratase HisB; the protein is MAERKASVERDTLETQIKASINLDGTGKARFDIGVPFLEHMLDQIARHGLIDLDIECKGDLHIDDHHTVEDVGITLGQAFAQAIGDKKGIRRYGHAYVPLDEALSRVVIDFSGRPGLQMHVPYTRATVGGFDVDLFQEFFQGFVNHALVSLHIDNLRGTNTHHQIETVFKAFGRALRMAVELDDRMAGQMPSTKGVL